A single window of Tissierellales bacterium DNA harbors:
- the tig gene encoding trigger factor, translating to MSVVLEKKENNKVTFTMEISEKKFGKAVQKAYLKNKGIFNIPGFRKGKAPRKLIEITYGEEIFYEEALNIVLPEVYEESIDELGLEVVDYPEIDVEEIEKGKPVLIKVEVTVKPEVELGEYKSIELEKVEYNVTNEDVENELKSIQETNARIIEAPDREAKEGDLLTIDYEGLIDDEPFEGGTAENQTIEIGENKFIPGFEEQLIGKKKGENIEVKVTFPEDYFEESLKNKEAIFKVSINEVKEKELPELDDEFAIDVSEFDTLEEFKVSIKEKLEDEAKRKEKAEKESKVIEKVVELSEVDIPEVMIDNQIENEISQFDHQLQMQGINIEQYLQFANRTADDFKEEIRPSAERQVKTDLVLDEISKAEDIQVSEEEIDKELQKIAEQYNQEDVEKFIKDMKKGDLNHIKSGIVRDRTIELLLENAKFV from the coding sequence ATGAGCGTAGTATTGGAAAAAAAAGAAAATAATAAAGTAACTTTTACTATGGAAATAAGTGAAAAGAAGTTTGGAAAAGCAGTACAAAAAGCATATTTAAAGAATAAAGGAATATTTAATATACCAGGTTTTAGAAAAGGAAAAGCTCCGAGAAAGCTTATTGAGATTACTTATGGAGAAGAAATATTTTATGAAGAAGCATTAAATATTGTTTTGCCAGAAGTATATGAAGAATCAATTGATGAGCTTGGGCTTGAAGTTGTTGATTACCCTGAAATTGATGTAGAAGAAATTGAAAAAGGAAAACCAGTATTAATAAAGGTAGAAGTTACTGTAAAACCGGAAGTAGAATTAGGCGAATATAAAAGTATAGAATTAGAGAAAGTAGAGTATAATGTTACAAATGAAGATGTAGAAAATGAATTAAAATCTATTCAGGAAACAAATGCAAGAATTATAGAAGCTCCAGATAGAGAAGCTAAAGAAGGCGATTTACTAACTATAGATTATGAAGGACTTATAGACGATGAGCCATTTGAAGGAGGAACTGCTGAAAATCAGACCATAGAAATTGGAGAAAATAAATTTATTCCAGGATTTGAAGAGCAACTCATAGGAAAGAAAAAGGGAGAAAATATAGAAGTAAAGGTAACATTTCCAGAAGATTATTTTGAAGAAAGTTTAAAGAATAAAGAAGCAATATTTAAAGTATCTATTAACGAAGTAAAAGAAAAAGAACTACCAGAGCTAGATGATGAGTTTGCTATAGATGTAAGTGAATTTGATACTTTAGAAGAATTTAAAGTATCTATTAAAGAAAAGCTAGAAGATGAAGCAAAAAGAAAAGAAAAGGCAGAAAAAGAATCAAAAGTAATAGAAAAGGTTGTAGAATTAAGTGAAGTAGATATTCCTGAAGTTATGATTGATAACCAAATAGAAAATGAAATAAGTCAATTTGATCATCAACTTCAAATGCAAGGAATAAATATAGAACAATACTTACAATTTGCAAATAGAACTGCTGATGATTTTAAAGAAGAGATAAGACCATCTGCTGAAAGACAAGTAAAAACTGATCTTGTATTAGATGAAATATCAAAAGCAGAAGATATTCAGGTTTCCGAAGAAGAAATAGATAAAGAGTTACAAAAAATTGCAGAACAGTATAACCAAGAAGATGTAGAAAAGTTTATTAAAGATATGAAAAAGGGAGATTTGAATCATATAAAATCGGGTATAGTTAGAGATAGAACCATTGAATTATTATTAGAGAATGCTAAATTTGTTTAA
- the clpP gene encoding ATP-dependent Clp endopeptidase proteolytic subunit ClpP, with product MALVPVVVEQTNRGERSYDIYSRLLKERIIFLGEGINDVTASLTVAQLLYLEAEDPDKDIQIYINSPGGSVSAGFAIYDTMQYIKPDVSTICIGMAASMGAFLLTAGEKGKRFALPNAEIMIHQPLGGTQGQAEDIRIHADRIIKTREKMNTILSEKTGQPYEKIAKDTDRDFFMSAEEAKKYGIIDEVIEISK from the coding sequence ATGGCTTTAGTTCCTGTTGTTGTGGAACAGACAAATCGTGGGGAAAGATCCTATGATATTTATTCTAGACTATTAAAAGAAAGGATAATATTTTTAGGAGAAGGAATAAATGATGTAACTGCAAGTCTAACAGTTGCACAATTACTTTATTTAGAGGCAGAAGATCCAGATAAAGATATACAAATATATATAAATAGTCCTGGTGGTTCTGTTAGTGCAGGATTTGCAATATATGATACAATGCAATATATAAAACCTGATGTATCAACTATATGTATAGGAATGGCTGCAAGTATGGGAGCATTTTTATTGACAGCGGGAGAAAAAGGAAAGAGGTTTGCATTACCAAATGCTGAGATAATGATACATCAGCCATTAGGTGGCACACAGGGCCAGGCAGAAGATATTAGAATTCATGCAGACAGAATAATAAAAACTAGAGAAAAAATGAATACTATATTAAGTGAAAAAACAGGTCAACCATATGAAAAAATTGCTAAGGACACAGATAGAGATTTCTTTATGTCTGCTGAAGAAGCTAAAAAATATGGTATAATAGATGAAGTAATAGAAATTAGTAAATAA